The following proteins are encoded in a genomic region of Glycine max cultivar Williams 82 chromosome 18, Glycine_max_v4.0, whole genome shotgun sequence:
- the LOC106796799 gene encoding phosphatidylinositol/phosphatidylcholine transfer protein SFH9 codes for MRDSAPTGNVLEPLNAAREVVGDVDSISDSNNNYLRRLQEKPIPYIISILAQIAVKLLTCIYVVFAALGKCFVVRSVDNQPRSHEKTKSAQSNSEEQLMTPAIKEPLWQRIQNLEAVVTEMANKPNTIPPEKEDILQESLSRIKCIEYDLQKTKKALLATASKQVELAESLESLKESKFDGRNSCWPKNRSYAPGR; via the exons ATGAGAGACTCTGCACCTACCGGCAATGTACTTGAGCCTTTAAATGCTGCCAGAGAAGTTGTTGGGGATGTTGATTCAATAA GTGATTCAAACAACAATTATCTCAGAAGATTACAGGAGAAGCCAATTCCATATATTATAAGTATTTTGGCTCAAATCGCAGTCAAATTGTTAACTTGTATTTATGTAGTATTTGCGGCATTGGGGAAATGTTTTGTGGTTCGCTCTGTAGACAACCAACCAAGAAGCCATGAGAAAACCAAATCGGCTCAATCCAATTCCGAGGAACAATTAATGACTCCGGCGATAAAAGAGCCACTTTGGCAAAGAATTCAGAATTTAGAGGCAGTGGTAACTGAGATGGCTAATAAACCTAATACAATTCCTCCTGAAAAAGAGGATATTCTTCAAGAGTCATTGAGTCGCATAAAATGTATAGAATATGACTTGCAAAAAACAAAGAAG GCCCTGCTAGCCACTGCTTCAAAGCAAGTTGAGCTTGCCGAGTCATTGGAAAGCTTAAAGGAGAGTAAATTTGAC GGAAGAAATTCATGTTGGCCTAAAAATAGAAGTTATGCCCCAGGAAGATGA